A segment of the Phoenix dactylifera cultivar Barhee BC4 chromosome 15, palm_55x_up_171113_PBpolish2nd_filt_p, whole genome shotgun sequence genome:
TACTTATTCTAGATTTTTTTACAACTGAAAAATTTTCAGCGATCCAAAAAAACTACCATAACTGGCTGGACCAGACACAGATTGGATATCTGTATTATCCGTATCTATATCCATAATTATTCAGCAGATATGAATGTGGATGTGAACATTAAATGAATacatttgtatccatatttgttctaaaaggacACAGAGACAAACCAGATATTGACCAATTATATTTTGAATCGGCACGCATATAAACCAGATATTATTTGAATACATATTGAATTTTTGAGTAAGTTCAATCATGGCAACTAAGATTAATCATAAAAGATGAAAACAATGAAAAATTTGTTATTTAATTATTTGGCTACAATTTCAGCAAGTACATACGTGAAAACATAAATGAGATTATAAAAATCTAAACAAGAAAATCATTTCAAAGAAGGAGAATaagatatagattttttttttctttttcaatactGAATTATCTGGATATCCGAATCCAGATAtagggaaaaaacaaaaaaacctgAATCCATATCCGAATCTGGTCAAAAAAAATATCTCATGATATCTGAATCCGTATCCAAATCGGGTCGGATAAACCAATTTCTATGTCCAAATCTGACCCAGTCCAGATATGAATTTGGATTTGGTGGGGTTTTATCCAACCCACTTTCAGCCTATACCATAACCAATGCtataaacataaaaaataaatcactGTCATGCCTATTTGAAAGTAGTCATATGTATCTTTTAGTCATGGTTTCCAATTTGAAGGTCACATCCACCTTCATACCAAGCCTCACTTTCAGTTTTTCTACATTCTTCTGAGTTTTCGAGTATGTTACACAGGCATTGGTACACATGTAATCATTGGACATCGTAATTAGATGTTTGATGTCATATCTTAATAGAGGTAGTATTCATATACAAAATGGATGGCTGCAACACAAAACAATTCAGGCCGGccagagaaatagagagatagTAGATGTAATAAACACCCTTGAGCTGAAGTTTTCTGCAATAGGCTCTCTTCCATTAATTCCTTCCCTTAGACTGGAGATTAGTCCCTTCTATGGAGCCATCTGCTTTAGTACTTCTTGATAAAGGTGGCTATTGAGATCAATATCAAGACTAATTGTTTTTCATGGTAAGAACCATCAGATATAATTGCATTGTTTTCTTGAAATGTAAAAGCTTATTGGAAGCTTGATTTCAAGTGGTGCTGTAACCAAACTAAACATTAAAAAAGCTTGacctttttttatgtttttatactGTCACAAAGCATAAAAACATAAAACCTTCACAATGGGTAAGATGCAGATGCAAGCACTTATTTGCATGTGTGCATTCTACAAAAGCTAAATAACTGCAAAATGCTTACATTAGCCCAGTCGAGTGCCGAGCCAAATGAAACCTTATTAAAGGCCAATGTATTTGCATAAAACCTTAATGGAATGCTCTTTAACAAGAACACCtgcaaggaaaaaaagaaggtcACTACATGTAATTTATCTGTAAGATTCCAAACTTTATTGGAtgttttttgagaaaattttaTTGAAACTTGACCCACAAGAACATAGAACTTGATTCAAAGTCATTAGGAACCAGATGATAGGAGATATGCAAATCAGCTAGCTTTAAACAGGACACATAAAACAAACAATATTTACTTGTTATTTTCATAACCTCGCAAAGCCATCAATTGAGCACCACAGATCTAAAATTACACATGTATCTACAGAAATACTGCCTACAACATCTCACCCCAGCATATGCTAGTGCTCTAGGTAACTTAGTCATAGTTCCTGTGCCTTCAGCATATACGCTTGCATCAATTAAAACTAGCTTAGAAACCTGTAAAAGataaaggaacaaaaaaaattgAGGAAGTCACATAATGGCTAGAATGATAATTTTTCGATAACTGCttgcttaaaaaaaattgaagcaagaaattaaaagataTATAACACAGTCggcaaaaaaaaatgcagattTGCAATACAGAGGCTTCCGTTAAAACAACATTTTAGTGCAACCAGCAAACAGTCTACtacttttttttaagaaaaaaaggatGCTGCAAGTACAATGTAAGAATCTATACTTCTTCTGGATGGTTGGCTGCGAAGTCAATGGCAACAGCAGCACCAAGACTTGGTCCAACTAATACCATGGGCCTCTTAATATACAACCTCCAAAGCTACAGTACAAAATAGAGCTAAATCAGTATCTTCATCTTATGAAagatgtcatttacataaaaaagaaaaaaagaagccgTGATGATAAATTAACATGTCAAGTCTGCTATATGTATGAAAAACCATGTCTGATCATTTTCCATGTCTCTGAATACTATTGAAAATCCAAAATATTTGTAGGTCATAACAGATAATGGAAGCAAGGTTTTCATCTCGGCTGAGATTTCGGTTTGTACCAACATTGGTCACCCCTTGAAACAACATATAGACAATCTTGGCCCTTATCATCTCGACCAATATAAAGTGATAAATTCCAACATACCAACCAATACAAGATAAACATTTTGGGGTAGTAATCTTCAAGCATCTTTTTTCTACTTCCtcaaataagtttttttttaaactaataaattttaaaatcaacgccaaaaaatatttgtttatcTTGGATACCATATTGCCCAAGATTTTGACATCTGAGTCATATTATAACAAACATGATTTGGCTGATATAATCTGAGATCTCAGTTCATCTTGGTCTTAGTCATCCATCGAGATGAAAGATATCTCAGCTTTTAAAAACCTTGAATATGTAAATGAGTAATGGAGCAACTTCAAATGGAATAGGTGTCCCCGTTAAGTGCATCAATTTGCTCTATCtgtaatcatatttttctttcttttataaaaTATGTAGAGAACATCATTTCAATGGTGCCAGCATAGTATGCTGCTAATTCCAGTGTCACTTTACACATAGGAAAGCATGTGCCCTTCACAAAATTGCAAACTGCATAACTCAATTACCAGTAAATGGATAATGTTAATGTGTTTTTGGTATCTAAGCTCATATTGGGGCAGCAAACACAACAGATAACACAAGTTATATAAAATTTCAGTGCTATTTAGAAGAAGATAAATACCTGGAAGAGGTGTTCACGCTTGGCAGCCACATTGGATGGTGGAAGCATTTCTGACTCATGGTGAAAAAACATTATTGATGATTATAGATTAGGTAAAGGTGTGCATAAAAAGAAATAGCAAAAGGTAGGCCAAATACATAATTTTCCACCCATACATGTGTTATTGGCATGAGCTTATTATGATAATCAACTGAAAAACATACCTAAATCAGAGAAGCCCCACCCAAGAATGTCAACAGCCCAAGTCTCTAATCCAGCATCCTCAAGCAATGGTAATGTATATCTCCATTCTAAACAAGAACTGTTCATAAGATCACCACATGTTTACCATTCAATGATGAGGCATTAAAAGTATAAGTGCTTGAGTCCACTAATAACTATGGAAGTTCCATATAGTAGCTAATTTGACCACCAACAGTTCAACCCTCAGCAGGGCTAAGTCCCAATTCATTGGCTGGATGCTCTGAGCCAATTACTTAATTCAGTTAAACTTATAAAGTTGTTAATTTAAGTAATGCTTACATCAGATTATAAGAATCATCCTGCCTAAGCAAACCTTTGGACAATCCTTCAGAGAGAATATACATGATGTAAAAAAGCCAACTAATTTTCTCCTTATGAGGTTCAAAAGATTGCAAGTTTGTGTTTTAGTTTTGGCAGTTCCAGTCCAATTTTTGGAGTTTTAGTTACAAAAAAGGAATGTAGAAATTCAAAAGTAATAAAAAATGAGAGAAAAGTAAAAGAAGCCAAGAACTATCAGACACTGATTTGAAGTATTATGTGCTATGGAATATGGGGTTATTTACTAAACAATTTAAGTATGTATGGATGGAAAAAGTCAAATACAAGCTTTCTTGATAAATTGTACTAACTACATatctaatttattatttatttactgaattTCAGTTGTTCAAAAATTGTTATATTCGACAACACTGAAGCTTTCAGTGCCTAGTGTATTAACATATTTTATTCattattttgagtggtactTAAAAACATCCTCGGTTTGGGCACTTGCTTCTCATAATTTTCAAGGTTATGTAGTCACTTAACTAAATGTATGCTGATTTAAAGTATTccatattaatttattaaagaaACATGCTGTTATTGTTCTGAGGTGTTTTATATCCAGTTGTTTCATATGGAGTTTTTTGTTGTGTTGGGATTTTGATAGGGGATTCTCCTCCAGCCATGATCTATTAAGGAGCCAAACAGCACAAGCTAAGCCAAAGGCCTGTTCATGGTTTTGGGGTGGAACCCTGACCCAGATTTTTGGATTTTCCAAATATGAAGCGAGCTGGCCATTTTGATCAATTTTGCAGTTTCAGTCGGTTCCTAATGAAATTAACAAAACCTGAAAGAGGATAGAGGGATATTAAGCgaatttacaaaataaatcataaaactaaataatagaaaaatagaaaataaaaactaaaagaaGTGAATCTAAGAGAACTAAAGATTATACATGTTAATAAATTTAGTCCAAATATCTAATAATACAGAAAGAATATtatcataatatatatttttacatCAGAACAAAAGAACAATAATGTATTTATTCTTTTGATTGGTTATAGCACTATGTTGCATTTCTGAATAAAATTGATGCTCTGAAAtctcataaaatttaaatacaCCAGCTGTCATAGAGGGTGACTCCAATGCTGAAACATTTATGCAAATAGTTGGTAAAGTTAGGACATCCAATAATTGGGGAAACCATTGTGCTAGATATATCAATAGTCGACACATAGGCGACAAACTATTCAATCGACGTAACAACTTATGTGTCACATATTACACAATATCCACATGTTAACCTCTGTTTAATAGAACTGGAGCTCTTCAACTAAAACAAGTACATCTAAAGCAATATAATCAGCAGCATAAATTCTTCCCCGGCAAACTAAAAACTCTTACTTTAGCTGGTTTACCTGTCAAAACCATGGAGAAGGACAATTGGCTCCTTTCCCCTCCTTTGAGACGGCTTCACGCAGCTACTCATAATGGAGCTATTCGTGAAGCTGACCTGAAAGGCCACAACATGGGTTCTAGAAATAGCAAgtaaaaaatgtctgctaaaGAGAGCATATAAAGTTTCTTGGCATAACATTTCAGAAAAATTTATGCATTAATGCCTCACAAAATTTACATGATATAAGAGGAAACATATAGTATCAAAGAAGTACTTTGAGAAAATCTTATATCAAAAAGACACTTTGAGAAAATATTATGTATGGATGCATACCAAATTCGAGGAAATATACATAGGCATCAAAAAGTTGcaattttgattaatttttcatccaaaaaatctAAATTAACCGAATTAAGTTAAAATCTtgccaagaaaaaagaaatatgacCAGAATCTGGAGGCATTCGGTACTAAAAATCGCACCTTTACTGGCAACCTCTCGATCCTCTTGGCCAGTTCCCGGGCGGCAAGGTCTCTGATCCTCTCCACCTCCTTGGGGATGAACGAAGGGAACCCATTCcccgaaaccctaaccctagccctAGGCCCCAGAATCCAGCCGCTCGCCGCCTCGGTGGCGAGGACCGGCATCGTCCGGACCCACCGTTCAATTAAACGGATAGGGTGGAGAGAGCGAGCCCGCGAGAGTGGCGCGTAAAAGTGGGAGAACTGTTTATGTAAGCTAACGGCTCGCTCGCTGCGAGCAAATCGTGCGAGACAAGCATAGAAAATTTTATGCGAAAAAACTCCTGCTAACAGCGCTCGtacaaattttatttgttgCATCAAATAAGTTGCATTATGGTGCAACAGCTATCTACACACCATGGAGGTACTGCACTTGGCTACATTGCTACCTAAAATCTAAGATTTGGCAAGGGTGGTATATGCAATGATtccttaagggctcgtttggttcgcgggaagcattttcccctCTAAGAATATGATTCATGAGAAGAAGATTCATGAGAATATgcttttgacatgtttggtttAACATgagaaagtgacagatttttaaagtgcttatgtttggttgactatttatttttctgaaaaaattatttgtaatttctattatacccttagtaaaagttaggtctttaatgcctctttaatgctgaagggcctttttgggaaaaaataaagatggagtgatttctaCCGCCCATAGAAAAGTAACTTTCATATGTTTCTCGTGGGAAAGACTTTTTTATGAaatatgggaatcatatttccatatgaatacaactttctcatctctctcctttgaaaactccaaccaaacaagaggtattttattacttttccgttgaccacactttcccccccttcttttcctgcgaagcaaacgagccctaaaaaaaaaaaaatctaaaatttgaTTACGAAGAGCAATGATTCTTTATGTCCCATAGTTTAGGAGATGCTCGGAAAGGTTTAGTACTTATCATCACTATCCTCAAAGCATCTAATATTATGTTAGAGGGACTCTACGATTGTAAATAATTGGATTTCCATACCTCTCATCTCATTTTAGCAAGTCTCTCTATACTGATATTATTAGAGAAGCCAATAATGCAGCAGATTTTGATAGATCTAAGGGTGTTGATCTCTATGCTGAGATTTTAATATTCATCTTGTATGTTATATACTTTCTGGACTcctgaaaaaaatattatatagttATGTAAATCTCAAAGTTCTACCATGTATTGCAAGAAAGCCCTCGACAAAAACTTGGTTTTTACTTCGGACCTATGCATGCTGATCGAGGACATCTTGAGAACAAAATTGGTAGGGTTAGAGGAGTAAGAGCCAAAGGATGTTGTCGCGGAAAGAGAAAGGAGTACCATAGAAAGAAAAGAGATAGAAGGGGAAGGTGAGGAGGAGAATGGGGAGGGTAGGGAGATGAGGAGAGGAATGACAAAGGATTTTGAGTTAAGCTATCAATTAGGCCCAGATCAACCAAAAAATTACAAATATTAAACCCAAGCTCTGTCCATGAGTACTCAAATAAGTAAGGATCCATCCCATCTTAATATCTAGCATTGCAAATTGGTCTAGCTAGTTCGCAATTTGAAACATCTCAAATACAATCTTTATTTCAATTAGGCAAATCTACTTCTATGTGGATCAAGCTCGAACAAGcttagaatttattttattaattaatcaaaATTTTGGGCTTAGATCGGGTCAAAAATAATTTGAGCACAATCATAGAAATACACATACAAACATATTAATCACAATACATACATATTAGAAACTAGCATGCATAATACAcatgaaaagaacaaagataAATGTAGCTATTTGTGGTAAATACTGAAGCTGCAAACCCTACAAGATTTGGAGGTTGCTCCTATAAAAGCCAGCTTCAAGACTTTTCCTATTACACACTATAGATAATCAAGAAAATTACAATTGAATAAATATATAAACATTATCAACAAGCCACTAGGCATAGATTTGATTGACTATCATCAATAAAATATAGTCAACAACACAAACGAATGATTAATCAAATAAAAAGTTGTTAATGAaagtaaatatattttattgattcAAGAATGGTTAGGGCGAATTGATTTGATTTGGTCCGATTCAAGTTTGGCTCAAGATACTTGGTGACTGAAAAACAATTGAAATTCACATTATTGGGTCATACTATCTAAATACAAACTTAGTCCAAATAGCTTCGGTTTGAGTTGGACAAAATTAGAGTGTTAAATTCAGTCCATTGACATAGTGGTCCAATCTACATCTCAGTTATAGCCATCACATGATTCTTGATAAAATGTGAGACTCAGAGGCTGTAGATCGTTAATGATTGAAATAAAGCAGCATGGTGACTACAATGGTACATTGGCTTGCTAGATCACTACCAAAACCCTTTCCATGGTAGCCAAAACCTTTTCCTTGGAAGTTTGTATACCATTATGAGATCGATGAGAGGAGCGGTGTCACTTGCTAGTATACAACGTGAGATAGGAGGAATGGCGTCACTCGCCAAGTTAGCTCTCGTAGCATCTCCTCTCTCTAACACTTCTCCCAATTATTCTCTGAAATGGCAAATGGCGATCGATCCGATTATTCTCTTCCTCTTGGAACAGTTGGAAGCCATCATTTTTATGTTTCCTTGGAGTCAAGATTGATAAAAACTACTTTCCATCTCTAGATATAAAATAGTTAGAGAATGAAGGTAATTCTGTTTTCATATGAAATGGCGTATACTTATAGAGAAGTTAATAGTACTGTGAACTGAATAACAATTTATGTGATCATCATATGGAAACTATATTGTGGACTATTGACAtcgatattttttataaattttagaataTTTATTTTCCTGGACGTATTAATACTAGATTAATTTAATAATCTCGGTTAGTTGTAACCTGGATGTAAAATACGTAAATCGTTTCTTTGCATGTTGAGGTATGGTGGTGTACACGTGTCCCTTCCCAATTTGGTGGGAGCTTAGGGATGCTCTTTTAGAGGAGACGCTGCATGGTCTTGGAACAGATGGCGGACCCAGCAACCAGCCACATGTTCACCAATCCAAAGCTCCGGACCGTCCGATCATCCAAGTTCGCAAATCACGTCGACTCAGATCTTCTCCGCATGGTCGGGTGTGTGCGGCGCCCCGCAAAATCTCCTCTCCCGGTTGTCCCTTCCTTGCTTCCCACGTCGCAGCAACAGAGCACCGGTTGATTCCATCGAAATAAAAACAGAGCTGGTTGGAATTAGGGCTAGGGCAAGGGTTTGAATCGCCATGGATGCaccgcagcagcagcagcagcagcagaggaGGAGGCAATCATTGCCTCCATCTTCTGGAGCGGATCTCTGCAGCATTGTGATAAGGGTTATTTTCCTCGCTTTGATCCCGGTAAGAACGAGAATAAGAGAAGGAGATTATTAGGGTCTATTTCAGTTCAATCATTCCTCCGGGAATCGATTATATTGGATTTTTCAGTTAAAGTTGATTTCTTTTATACCAATTGcaaggagagaagaaaaaatattCGATTTTTATTAGCTAATctctttaaaatttgaattcagTATATTGGAGACTCGTTTTAGTACCCAAAGCATTAGTTACCAATGGTCCAGTTGGTACCAATAAGAACATGTTGATCAAACTAATCTCCATAGAATGATACGGTTTTCTTGATATTGTTTTAAGGAATTGTTTTTGAGTTTATAAAGTGTCAAAACTTATAGATAAGCCATGTTGATCATATTGGTTGATATGTTGTCTCTGTTGTCATGCTCTTCAGGACTAGAATTTATGGATTTTCGTCGTAGGAGACTAATTATAGGGAAATAAAGATCCAAATGGATATCATGGATCCATCCACACCGCCTTCATGGGCAATGGGTTATGTTTTGGCTCTTTGGTTTGTAATTTGTATTTCAAAGATTGATGTGGTTCCTTCTATTGAACCTTGTCTGGTACCAATCTTTGTTCAAACACTTTCCCATTGTAGATAAGCTTCGGAGGTTTACTTCCACTTGCATGAGCTTAAGTTCCGTAACTTAAGATGTAGTTGCCTTTCTCATGGTGGGCCAAGCTATATCCAAAATTTGTTGAGGCAGATGTTTGGTTGAGTGTTGGTTGTACAACTTTCTTAAGTATAAGAGAATTTTGACTTGTGAAGTCATTTCCATTTAGTTAGGGTCAAAATTTCTAATTAAGGTTAGATTTATAGGGAGAGAGAAACATGGGCAACTTTTTAATTTCACCTTATGTGATTGAATATACGATTGCACTGATTAAATTGCCGTTCTTATGAGACTTAGAAGGACATTTAGCAACTTGTGTGTTATGTGTAAATCTCTCCCatcaactctatttgcattgttAGTCCACTTATGTATACCCATATTTCACCATAGCTTTTGTCATGATGCTTCAATTTACAACTAGAAGGGGCTGTTTGGTTGACTAATTTTACCAAAACAAGCTTACAAAAAATGCAAGATGAATaatatttacaaaaatattGTTTGGTTGTTTCCATACAATGTTTTCTGCCAAAATTGACAGGTTATGAAACCTGAAAAATGAGTTTTATGAGAAGCAGTCTTTCCCCTGTTTTTCACAAAACCTTTTTTTTATGAAGAAGAATGTTTTATGATTatgtggttaaaaaaaaaatgaataggcAACCAAACATCCCAGGTTATATGTCAAAATCATGTGTATGATAACATACTTTCAGTTTTGATGAGGATTAGGTCGAACTCCAAGATCCGGATATCGAGGGCAGGCATTTTCTGGTTATCTTTAATCCCATCAATCACGGTTGGATGCAATGGTTCTAGGGCCTGGTGGATGTAGTCACCATGAAACTGGCGGGCATCCCACCGGCGGGCATAGTCAATGCAATCCTTGATCATGGAGGGCCAATAGTAACCCAATCTCCGGATTCTGTCTTGAAATTGAGGTCCTTGGCTGATGAGCACCAAAAATGCCGTTATGGGTCTCTTGAATAACCTTCTCTGCATCTTGGTTCGACAGACACCGCAGGAGCACTCCATCGTAGGATTTCCGATACAATGTTTTCGTTTGAGGATCATAATGGAACCTCGGAGCACGTCTTCGGATACTTACCTTTTCGTTCGGGTCATCTGGTAGTATCCCGTATTGGATAAAGGTCCCTTTTCAAATTGGAGTCAGCCTCTTACCCATTCCTTTGAGGTTGGTGGAAAGTGTGGGATCCGAATCACTTTCTTAGTCTGTTTATATTCTTCTTTGAATTTGATTAATATGATTCCCATTTTATGTACTTTTCTATTGTTCTTAACCATATTATAAGGAGTTGAGGGTGCCAACTGCTGCAGTTGGTAAAATCTTTAGGGATTGGTGCCATGGACCAAGATTTGAGTCCCACCATCACCCAGATCTCAGTTGGGATTTTTCCTATCCTTGTTCTCAAG
Coding sequences within it:
- the LOC103708252 gene encoding uncharacterized hydrolase YugF isoform X5; protein product: MSSCVKPSQRRGKEPIVLLHGFDSSCLEWRYTLPLLEDAGLETWAVDILGWGFSDLEMLPPSNVAAKREHLFQLWRLYIKRPMVLVGPSLGAAVAIDFAANHPEEVSKLVLIDASVYAEGTGTMTKLPRALAYAGVFLLKSIPLRFYANTLAFNKVSFGSALDWANVGRLHCLLPWWEDTTVDFMVSGGYNVSSQIKQIKQKSLIIWGEDDQIISSTNALRLQKELQNSVLHRIPECGHIPHVEKPMSVAESILEFLQGDHS
- the LOC103708252 gene encoding uncharacterized protein LOC103708252 isoform X3 gives rise to the protein MPVLATEAASGWILGPRARVRVSGNGFPSFIPKEVERIRDLAARELAKRIERLPVKVSFTNSSIMSSCVKPSQRRGKEPIVLLHGFDSSCLEWRYTLPLLEDAGLETWAVDILGWGFSDLEMLPPSNVAAKREHLFQVSKLVLIDASVYAEGTGTMTKLPRALAYAGVFLLKSIPLRFYANTLAFNKVSFGSALDWANVGRLHCLLPWWEDTTVDFMVSGGYNVSSQIKQIKQKSLIIWGEDDQIISSTNALRLQKELQNSVLHRIPECGHIPHVEKPMSVAESILEFLQGDHS
- the LOC103708252 gene encoding 2-hydroxy-6-oxononadienedioate/2-hydroxy-6-oxononatrienedioate hydrolase isoform X1; amino-acid sequence: MPVLATEAASGWILGPRARVRVSGNGFPSFIPKEVERIRDLAARELAKRIERLPVKVSFTNSSIMSSCVKPSQRRGKEPIVLLHGFDSSCLEWRYTLPLLEDAGLETWAVDILGWGFSDLEMLPPSNVAAKREHLFQLWRLYIKRPMVLVGPSLGAAVAIDFAANHPEEVSKLVLIDASVYAEGTGTMTKLPRALAYAGVFLLKSIPLRFYANTLAFNKVSFGSALDWANVGRLHCLLPWWEDTTVDFMVSGGYNVSSQIKQIKQKSLIIWGEDDQIISSTNALRLQKELQNSVLHRIPECGHIPHVEKPMSVAESILEFLQGDHS
- the LOC103708252 gene encoding monoacylglycerol lipase ABHD6 isoform X2; this translates as MPVLATEAASGWILGPRARVRVSGNGFPSFIPKEVERIRDLAARELAKRIERLPVKVSFTNSSIMSSCVKPSQRRGKEPIVLLHGFDSSCLEWRYTLPLLEDAGLETWAVDILGWGFSDLEMLPPSNVAAKREHLFQLWRLYIKRPMVLVGPSLGAAVAIDFAANHPEEVSKLVLIDASVYAEGTGTMTKLPRALAYAGVGRLHCLLPWWEDTTVDFMVSGGYNVSSQIKQIKQKSLIIWGEDDQIISSTNALRLQKELQNSVLHRIPECGHIPHVEKPMSVAESILEFLQGDHS
- the LOC103708252 gene encoding uncharacterized protein LOC103708252 isoform X4, producing MPVLATEAASGWILGPRARVRVSGNGFPSFIPKEVERIRDLAARELAKRIERLPVKVSFTNSSIMSSCVKPSQRRGKEPIVLLHGFDSSCLEWRYTLPLLEDAGLETWAVDILGWGFSDLEMLPPSNVAAKREHLFQVSKLVLIDASVYAEGTGTMTKLPRALAYAGVGRLHCLLPWWEDTTVDFMVSGGYNVSSQIKQIKQKSLIIWGEDDQIISSTNALRLQKELQNSVLHRIPECGHIPHVEKPMSVAESILEFLQGDHS